One stretch of Petroclostridium xylanilyticum DNA includes these proteins:
- a CDS encoding S1C family serine protease produces the protein MYSQKNGGGLWRGLLIALTSSLLTGLLLMLFIPSYIDRNYNPENINNKSIGLQIPQAQNIAQTQPARKITQPPNAEILDITAIASRVMPSVVGISTSSIDQDSLFRSSQGESWSVGSGVIVSENGYILTNHHVVGPNPNRIVVTLANGKTINARSEWADPTLDLAIIKVNATGLPVAVLGDADQLKVGETAVAIGNPLGLQFQRTVTAGIISAVNRTIRVATDGRENFMEGLIQTDASINPGNSGGPLINSRGEVIGINTIKVASAEGMGFAIPINITKPVITSFLEKGSYSTPYMGLFAYDRVVAEYVNQEMNIQKGVYVAQIDVNSPVYRAGIRSGDIITHMDDVEVNTMMQLREAMFKCGPGSNCTLRFIRDGRVREVSFTLENRTNDGLITR, from the coding sequence ATGTATTCGCAAAAAAATGGTGGAGGCTTGTGGAGAGGACTATTAATTGCATTAACATCTTCCTTGCTCACCGGACTATTATTAATGCTTTTTATTCCTTCATATATTGATAGAAATTATAATCCGGAAAATATAAACAATAAATCTATTGGGTTACAGATACCGCAGGCGCAAAACATAGCACAAACTCAGCCGGCAAGAAAGATAACACAGCCGCCCAATGCTGAAATTCTTGATATAACTGCGATTGCAAGTAGAGTGATGCCATCGGTAGTGGGTATATCAACAAGCAGTATTGACCAAGATTCATTGTTCCGGTCCAGCCAAGGGGAAAGCTGGAGTGTAGGTTCAGGAGTTATTGTTTCAGAAAATGGGTATATTCTTACAAACCATCATGTTGTAGGTCCTAACCCCAACAGAATTGTAGTAACACTGGCAAACGGTAAAACAATAAATGCTAGAAGTGAGTGGGCCGACCCTACTTTGGATTTGGCTATAATAAAGGTTAATGCAACAGGGTTGCCTGTTGCAGTTCTAGGCGATGCAGATCAATTAAAAGTTGGTGAGACGGCAGTTGCTATAGGTAATCCTCTAGGTTTACAATTCCAAAGGACTGTAACTGCTGGAATCATAAGTGCCGTTAACAGGACTATCAGAGTTGCTACAGATGGCAGAGAAAACTTTATGGAAGGTTTGATTCAGACCGATGCTTCCATAAATCCGGGTAACAGTGGCGGGCCGCTCATTAATTCCAGGGGAGAAGTAATAGGGATTAATACGATAAAGGTTGCCAGTGCAGAAGGTATGGGGTTTGCAATACCTATTAATATTACAAAACCGGTTATAACAAGCTTTTTGGAAAAAGGTAGTTACTCTACACCTTATATGGGCTTATTTGCATATGACAGGGTAGTAGCAGAGTATGTCAATCAGGAAATGAACATACAAAAAGGAGTCTATGTAGCACAAATCGATGTAAACAGTCCGGTATATAGAGCAGGAATAAGATCAGGGGATATTATTACCCATATGGATGATGTAGAAGTAAACACAATGATGCAGTTAAGAGAAGCAATGTTTAAATGTGGTCCGGGAAGTAACTGTACTTTAAGGTTTATCAGGGACGGAAGGGTAAGAGAAGTTAGCTTTACATTAGAAAATAGGACAAATGATGGTTTGATAACCAGATAG
- the hisS gene encoding histidine--tRNA ligase: MLTKAPKGTKDVIPDESYKWQYIENMIRKICDSYGYKEIRTPVFEHTELFERGMGDTTDVVQKEMYTFEDKGGRSITLRPEGTASAVRSYLENSLYAAPQPTKMYYIISCYRYEKPQAGRLREFHQFGVEAFGSEKPSIDAEIISMAMTLLNKLGVKGLELNINSIGCPKCRKEYNSKLKEYLKQYLDELCETCNSRYERNPLRILDCRNSRCKEIGKNTPVLLESLCDDCKAHFDSLKNYLDSMNIKYNVDPYIVRGLDYYTRTVFEFVSKDIGAQGTVCGGGRYDGLIEELGGSPTPGIGFGMGIERLMLTLEGQGIEIPRPDPVKLFIANIGEKAEIKAQSLVYELRQQDISAEKDHMGKSLKAQMKYADKLGAQYTMVLGEDEINNNKAVLKNMKTGETIEVDLEYLGNILKKI, from the coding sequence ATGTTAACAAAAGCGCCGAAAGGTACAAAAGATGTAATTCCGGACGAATCATATAAATGGCAATATATAGAAAATATGATAAGAAAAATATGTGACAGCTACGGCTATAAAGAAATAAGAACCCCGGTTTTTGAGCATACTGAGCTTTTTGAAAGGGGTATGGGAGATACTACTGATGTTGTCCAAAAAGAGATGTATACCTTTGAGGACAAGGGAGGGAGGAGTATTACCTTAAGGCCGGAAGGTACAGCGTCTGCGGTAAGAAGTTATCTGGAAAACAGCCTCTATGCAGCGCCGCAGCCCACTAAGATGTACTATATCATTTCATGTTATAGATATGAGAAGCCTCAGGCAGGAAGATTGAGAGAATTTCATCAGTTTGGTGTTGAGGCATTTGGTTCTGAGAAACCGTCAATTGATGCTGAAATTATTTCTATGGCAATGACGCTGTTAAATAAATTAGGAGTAAAAGGTCTTGAGCTTAATATTAACAGCATCGGTTGTCCTAAATGCCGTAAAGAATATAATTCTAAGTTAAAAGAGTATTTGAAACAGTATTTAGATGAATTGTGTGAAACCTGCAACAGCAGGTATGAAAGAAATCCATTAAGAATCCTTGATTGTAGAAATAGCCGGTGTAAAGAAATTGGAAAAAATACGCCTGTTTTGTTAGAAAGTTTATGTGATGACTGTAAGGCTCACTTTGATAGTCTTAAAAATTACTTAGACAGCATGAATATTAAGTATAATGTGGATCCTTATATTGTAAGAGGACTGGATTATTATACCCGTACTGTATTTGAATTTGTTTCAAAAGATATAGGAGCACAAGGTACCGTTTGCGGTGGTGGAAGGTACGATGGACTAATAGAAGAGCTGGGTGGCTCGCCAACACCGGGTATAGGTTTCGGAATGGGTATAGAGCGGCTAATGTTAACATTGGAAGGCCAGGGAATAGAAATTCCCCGGCCGGACCCTGTAAAACTATTCATTGCAAATATAGGGGAAAAGGCTGAAATAAAAGCCCAATCACTGGTTTATGAATTAAGGCAGCAGGATATCAGTGCTGAGAAAGATCATATGGGAAAAAGTTTAAAAGCACAGATGAAATATGCTGATAAACTTGGAGCACAGTATACGATGGTATTAGGTGAGGATGAAATCAATAATAATAAAGCTGTTTTAAAGAATATGAAGACTGGAGAAACGATTGAGGTGGACCTGGAATATCTAGGTAATATATTAAAAAAAATATAA
- the aspS gene encoding aspartate--tRNA ligase — translation MAETIQGLKRTHMCADLGLENVGQEVVLMGWAQRRRDLGGVIFVDLRDRSGIIQIVFDVGISKEVFEKAEAIRNEYVLAVVGNVVKRDAEAVNPKLKTGEIEVKITELRILSKAETPPFYIEEDSDVNEQVRLKYRYLDLRRPDMQKNIILRHKVTKIVRDYFDENGFLEIETPMLTKSTPEGARDYLVPSRVHPGKFFALPQSPQLYKQLLMLSGMDRYFQIVRCFRDEDLRADRQPEFTQIDIEMSFVNVEDVLSINEKLIAKIFKETLGIELTTPFLRLPYQEAMDRFGSDKPDIRFGFELKNLSDIVANSEFKVFADTVAKGGSVRAINAKNCVDKFSRRDLDSLVDFVKIYKAKGMAWIVVTKNELKSPITKFFTDNEIKAILSRMEAEPGDIIMMVADKNEIVYDALGHLRLELARRLDMVKKDDYKFLWVTEFPLLEYDEEEKRYVAKHHPFTSPMDEDIALLDSDPSKVRAKAYDIVLNGVEIGGGSIRIHSTELQQKMFETLGFSKEAAWERFGFLMEAFKYGTPPHGGMAYGLDRLVMLIAGKDSIRDVIAFPKVQNASELMTNAPSEVEPKQLKELHIKLDI, via the coding sequence ATGGCAGAAACAATACAGGGTTTAAAGCGTACTCATATGTGCGCTGATTTAGGATTAGAAAATGTTGGACAAGAAGTAGTCCTGATGGGTTGGGCTCAGAGAAGAAGAGACTTAGGTGGAGTTATTTTTGTTGACTTAAGAGACAGGTCGGGCATTATTCAAATTGTATTTGATGTTGGAATAAGCAAGGAAGTATTTGAAAAGGCAGAGGCTATAAGAAATGAATATGTCCTTGCGGTAGTAGGTAATGTAGTAAAAAGAGATGCGGAAGCTGTAAATCCAAAGTTAAAGACCGGTGAAATAGAAGTAAAGATTACCGAACTGAGAATCTTAAGCAAAGCAGAGACACCTCCTTTCTATATTGAGGAAGATTCTGATGTTAATGAACAGGTTAGGCTTAAATATAGATATCTTGACCTTAGAAGGCCGGACATGCAGAAAAATATTATTCTAAGGCACAAGGTAACTAAAATTGTCAGGGATTATTTTGATGAGAATGGTTTTCTGGAAATAGAAACACCTATGCTTACCAAGAGTACTCCGGAAGGTGCAAGGGATTACCTGGTACCCAGCCGTGTGCATCCGGGCAAATTTTTTGCTCTACCGCAATCGCCACAGCTATACAAACAATTGTTGATGTTATCGGGGATGGATAGGTATTTTCAGATTGTAAGGTGTTTCAGAGATGAAGATTTAAGGGCCGACAGGCAGCCTGAATTCACCCAGATAGACATTGAAATGTCTTTTGTAAATGTTGAGGACGTATTAAGCATAAATGAGAAGTTAATCGCCAAAATTTTCAAAGAGACCCTTGGCATTGAATTAACTACTCCTTTCTTACGTCTTCCCTACCAGGAAGCAATGGATAGGTTTGGCTCGGATAAGCCGGATATACGTTTCGGGTTTGAACTGAAGAACCTGTCAGATATTGTTGCTAACAGCGAGTTTAAAGTATTTGCTGATACTGTAGCTAAAGGCGGCAGCGTAAGAGCAATTAATGCTAAAAATTGTGTAGATAAGTTTAGCAGAAGAGATTTGGACAGTCTTGTAGACTTCGTAAAGATATATAAAGCAAAGGGAATGGCCTGGATTGTAGTAACTAAAAATGAGCTTAAGTCACCTATTACAAAATTCTTTACTGATAACGAGATTAAGGCGATTTTAAGTAGAATGGAAGCTGAGCCTGGAGATATCATCATGATGGTAGCTGATAAAAATGAAATTGTCTATGATGCGCTAGGCCATTTAAGATTGGAACTTGCAAGAAGGCTAGATATGGTGAAAAAAGATGATTATAAATTTTTATGGGTTACTGAATTCCCGCTTTTAGAGTATGATGAAGAAGAAAAGAGATATGTTGCAAAACACCATCCTTTTACTTCCCCCATGGATGAGGATATTGCATTGTTAGACAGTGACCCGTCCAAGGTTAGGGCAAAAGCCTACGATATTGTTTTAAACGGTGTGGAAATCGGTGGTGGAAGCATAAGAATACACAGTACCGAACTACAGCAGAAAATGTTTGAAACCCTTGGATTCAGTAAAGAAGCAGCATGGGAGAGATTTGGCTTCTTAATGGAAGCCTTCAAATATGGTACGCCTCCACATGGTGGAATGGCTTACGGGTTGGACAGATTGGTCATGCTTATTGCCGGAAAAGACAGTATAAGAGATGTAATCGCTTTTCCAAAAGTACAGAATGCATCGGAATTAATGACCAATGCTCCTTCGGAAGTAGAACCAAAACAACTAAAAGAGCTTCACATAAAATTGGATATTTGA
- a CDS encoding ATP-dependent 6-phosphofructokinase codes for MKRIGVLTSGGDSPGMNACIRAIVKAAKVNNIETIGIYEGYKGLMEGKMQVLTANYVDDIIELSGTILKSARSKLFKTEEGLRMAKEQAEKNGIEGLIVIGGDGSFRGACDVSKYGLPVIGIPGTIDNDIAGTEYSIGADTAVNIVTDTISKIHDTARSLIVDTPRVFLVEVMGRGCGYIAITSAIAGGADYCLVPEVPYDINKMCSHLQTKFENGKVYSVVIVAEGATSVNELKKQVDSILNIDSRTCVLGHLQRGGAPTAFDRLIASQMAVRAVELLIEGKTNRMVGVVAGKAVDCDIFKGINDKNKITEEIVKLNNILIS; via the coding sequence ATGAAGAGGATAGGTGTTCTTACAAGCGGAGGAGATTCTCCCGGAATGAACGCTTGTATTAGAGCGATTGTGAAGGCGGCAAAAGTTAACAACATAGAAACCATAGGGATCTATGAGGGCTATAAAGGGTTAATGGAAGGCAAGATGCAGGTACTTACTGCAAATTATGTAGATGATATTATTGAATTAAGCGGTACCATATTAAAAAGTGCCCGTAGTAAGCTTTTTAAAACAGAAGAAGGTTTGCGTATGGCCAAAGAGCAAGCTGAAAAGAATGGTATTGAAGGATTAATTGTTATTGGGGGAGACGGTTCGTTTAGGGGAGCTTGTGATGTGTCAAAATACGGGTTGCCTGTAATTGGTATTCCAGGAACTATTGATAATGATATCGCAGGGACAGAGTATTCAATCGGCGCTGACACTGCAGTTAATATTGTCACCGATACCATATCCAAAATTCATGATACTGCCAGGTCATTAATTGTAGACACTCCAAGAGTGTTCCTTGTTGAGGTTATGGGAAGAGGCTGTGGTTATATTGCTATCACTTCCGCAATAGCAGGCGGGGCTGATTATTGTCTTGTTCCGGAAGTACCTTATGATATAAATAAGATGTGCTCCCATCTTCAGACAAAGTTTGAAAACGGCAAGGTGTATAGTGTAGTAATTGTTGCCGAAGGTGCAACCAGTGTAAATGAATTAAAAAAGCAGGTAGATTCTATTCTTAACATTGACTCGAGAACATGTGTTTTAGGCCATTTGCAAAGAGGAGGGGCTCCTACGGCCTTTGACCGGCTCATTGCAAGTCAAATGGCTGTAAGGGCTGTTGAATTATTAATTGAAGGCAAAACAAACCGTATGGTAGGTGTAGTAGCCGGTAAAGCAGTCGACTGCGATATATTCAAAGGGATTAATGATAAAAATAAAATAACTGAAGAAATTGTGAAATTAAATAATATTTTAATTAGCTAA
- a CDS encoding ABC transporter ATP-binding protein, translated as MIEIKNLTKTYGHNVAVDNISFTVEKGEILGFLGPNGAGKSTTMNIITGYMPSTQGTVKVGGYDILEQPAEAKKRIGYLPEQPPLYMDMTVREYLGFVYEIKKVKQNRKSHIDDVMGLVKIGDVQNRLIKNLSKGYKQRVGLAQALLGSPEVLILDEPTVGLDPKQIIEIRNVIKDLGKEHTIILSSHILPEVSAICERVIIINKGKIAAIDTPDNLSRILTNESKLVVRIAGDESKVLKCIKELDGVKYVDVQGQKEPNTIDYIIEAEPNVDVRKPLFYALSKNQYPILMLKSLDLSLEDIFLQLTTSEKEE; from the coding sequence ATGATAGAGATAAAGAATTTGACCAAGACATACGGGCATAACGTGGCAGTAGACAATATCAGTTTTACTGTAGAAAAAGGTGAAATTCTTGGATTCCTTGGTCCAAATGGTGCCGGCAAATCAACGACTATGAACATTATTACCGGATATATGCCATCTACCCAGGGAACAGTAAAAGTTGGAGGGTACGATATATTAGAACAACCGGCTGAAGCGAAAAAGAGAATTGGCTATCTTCCTGAGCAGCCACCTCTTTACATGGATATGACTGTAAGGGAATACCTCGGTTTTGTATATGAAATTAAAAAGGTTAAACAAAATCGAAAATCCCATATTGATGATGTAATGGGACTGGTAAAAATCGGAGATGTACAAAATCGGTTGATTAAAAATCTTTCTAAAGGATACAAACAAAGAGTAGGACTGGCCCAGGCGCTATTAGGAAGTCCGGAAGTGCTTATCCTGGATGAACCTACTGTTGGACTTGACCCAAAACAGATTATTGAAATACGAAATGTAATTAAAGACCTGGGAAAAGAGCACACTATCATCTTAAGTTCACATATATTGCCAGAAGTAAGCGCTATTTGTGAAAGAGTAATCATTATTAACAAAGGAAAGATTGCTGCAATTGACACACCGGACAACCTTTCAAGAATTTTAACAAATGAAAGTAAACTGGTAGTCCGAATTGCAGGTGATGAGTCAAAAGTGCTTAAATGCATAAAAGAATTAGATGGAGTAAAGTATGTAGATGTCCAGGGACAGAAGGAGCCAAATACAATTGATTATATCATAGAAGCAGAACCTAATGTAGATGTCAGAAAGCCATTATTTTATGCATTAAGTAAAAACCAGTATCCAATCCTTATGTTAAAGTCGCTGGATCTAAGCCTGGAAGACATATTCTTACAGCTTACAACTTCAGAAAAGGAGGAATAA
- a CDS encoding ABC transporter permease subunit gives MVAILKRELKAYFFSPIGYIFIGFFLLLSGYFFAASNLFSMVADMKMVFGNLSIVFLFLVPILTMRLISEEKKAKTDQLLLTSPVSLTGIVIGKYLAAVSVFLISLLITGIYPIILFVFSKPSIGEILAGYLGFFLMGAAFIAVGLFVSSLTENQITAAVASFGTLLLLWLIDWIVPFMQNPFIAKMLEWFSILKRFQDFTIGILSLSPIVYYISFSAAFIFLTIRVLEKRRWS, from the coding sequence ATGGTTGCAATATTAAAGAGAGAGTTAAAGGCATACTTTTTTTCTCCAATAGGTTATATCTTTATAGGATTCTTTTTACTATTATCAGGATATTTTTTTGCAGCATCCAACCTATTTTCAATGGTTGCCGACATGAAAATGGTATTTGGAAATCTAAGTATTGTATTTTTATTCCTTGTACCCATTCTTACCATGAGATTAATTTCGGAAGAAAAAAAGGCTAAGACCGACCAACTTTTGTTAACTTCTCCGGTAAGCCTTACAGGGATTGTAATAGGAAAATACCTGGCAGCGGTATCCGTATTTCTTATATCACTATTAATTACAGGTATTTATCCAATTATTTTATTTGTTTTTAGCAAGCCTTCAATCGGGGAGATCCTGGCAGGCTACCTGGGCTTTTTTTTGATGGGAGCAGCTTTTATCGCTGTAGGATTGTTTGTATCTTCACTAACTGAAAATCAAATCACTGCTGCTGTTGCAAGTTTTGGCACACTGCTTTTATTATGGCTTATTGATTGGATTGTACCATTTATGCAAAATCCGTTTATAGCGAAAATGCTGGAATGGTTTTCTATACTTAAACGGTTTCAAGATTTTACAATAGGAATACTAAGCTTAAGTCCTATCGTTTATTACATTAGTTTTTCGGCAGCTTTTATATTTTTAACCATTAGAGTACTTGAAAAGAGACGTTGGAGCTAA
- a CDS encoding GldG family protein, with protein sequence MKKFAQTLGNIFSGKKVKYGTNAAIITAAFIAILIVINLIVGSFPLKADLTKNKIFTFQEQTLDVLKNLKQPVNVYALFPQGNEQPMVKEILDRYARKSDKIKVEVIDPVKNPAFVKKYDKEGNGVPQGSIIFESGEKFKVVNPYDLFNYNYQMQSVDSIAAEQRFTSAIMFVTSEKVPAVYFTQGHGETDLPGAKEILERENFKSGNVNLFTEEIPEDAELIIISSPKRDFDASEIEKLDKYFDKGGRAAFLFDVAKDELPKLEAYMKEWGIALRKDLVIESNKKNYSQNPTYLIPDMQSHDITGRLKSNELMMLVPVARSLEVLFTEQNGIKVTPLLKSSGQSWGKVNLESKTAQKQPEDTAGPLDIAVAIERANYGDNKKLKDTKILVMGNAAFLDSQMLSIPGIANVDFFMNSVNWAQDKEENITIRPKSLESERMAISQVQVLLNAALVILVIPFAVFILGGVVWMRRRHL encoded by the coding sequence ATGAAAAAGTTTGCACAAACTTTAGGCAATATTTTCAGTGGGAAAAAAGTAAAATACGGAACAAATGCAGCAATCATAACAGCAGCTTTTATAGCCATACTGATTGTCATTAACCTTATTGTCGGAAGTTTTCCGCTAAAAGCAGACCTGACAAAAAATAAAATATTTACTTTTCAGGAGCAGACCTTAGATGTATTAAAGAATTTAAAACAACCGGTTAACGTATATGCACTTTTTCCCCAGGGAAATGAACAACCCATGGTAAAGGAAATACTGGACCGTTATGCAAGAAAGTCCGACAAGATAAAGGTAGAGGTTATAGACCCGGTTAAAAACCCTGCTTTCGTAAAGAAATATGACAAAGAAGGAAATGGCGTTCCACAAGGTTCAATCATCTTTGAAAGCGGTGAAAAGTTTAAAGTTGTCAACCCGTATGACCTGTTTAATTATAATTACCAGATGCAAAGTGTTGATTCAATTGCGGCAGAACAAAGATTTACATCCGCAATTATGTTTGTAACCAGTGAAAAGGTGCCTGCGGTATACTTTACACAGGGACATGGTGAAACAGATCTTCCGGGGGCAAAAGAAATCCTGGAGAGGGAGAACTTTAAATCAGGAAATGTTAACCTCTTTACAGAAGAAATACCTGAAGATGCAGAATTGATTATTATATCATCACCTAAGAGGGATTTTGATGCATCTGAAATCGAGAAACTGGATAAATATTTTGATAAAGGCGGCAGAGCGGCGTTCTTGTTCGATGTTGCCAAAGATGAACTGCCTAAACTGGAAGCTTATATGAAGGAGTGGGGGATAGCGCTCCGCAAAGACCTGGTTATTGAAAGTAATAAAAAGAATTATTCACAGAATCCTACCTATCTCATACCGGATATGCAAAGTCATGACATTACAGGAAGGCTAAAAAGCAACGAGCTTATGATGCTGGTTCCGGTTGCAAGAAGCCTGGAGGTGTTGTTTACCGAACAGAATGGAATAAAAGTGACACCTTTGCTGAAATCCTCCGGCCAATCCTGGGGTAAGGTTAACCTTGAATCAAAAACAGCGCAAAAACAACCGGAAGATACTGCCGGACCATTGGATATTGCAGTAGCAATAGAAAGGGCAAATTATGGAGATAATAAGAAACTGAAAGATACCAAAATTCTTGTAATGGGCAACGCTGCGTTTTTAGATAGCCAGATGCTTTCCATACCCGGAATTGCCAATGTTGACTTTTTCATGAACAGCGTAAACTGGGCACAGGATAAGGAAGAAAATATAACCATCAGGCCCAAGAGTTTGGAGTCGGAAAGAATGGCTATTTCACAAGTTCAAGTTCTCCTTAATGCAGCTTTAGTAATACTTGTGATTCCTTTTGCTGTATTTATCCTGGGAGGCGTTGTTTGGATGAGGAGGAGGCATCTATGA
- a CDS encoding DUF4340 domain-containing protein: MKLYRNAIVLVLVLAVLGGVYYFISTNKKNEEKKDDTVTIFETEKDKISEINIVTQGSNLVFYKDGDTWKEKTSGNVKLVQSKIDSLVYDVSNIKAEQVVEEKAKDLKQYGLETPKSIVNVKLTDGKIKTFYVGDQTPSKTAYYFKDKDKEAVYTIYSSKGETLSSSLENFRDRTLVALKPEEITSFTIEGKNRERIVVKAKTETTNDQTGALSTWDVIEPYKKDGDNQNINEMVLSKLPEITVKDFVEDKPDDLGKYGLSSPSYVIQVTDKNNNSVKLLLGDSKDDAIYLKVEGSDPVYTVDAKKLEFKDVTAFMLAEKFAYIVNIDKVDKFVINHEGRQSTFEIIRKGDKTEYKVNGKEASEDLFKKFYQEVIGLTVDGVNVQKVEGTPAVSYTFYHNGGIEDVKMEYVSMDDRNYAVFKNGKSEFYIKKKKVEKMLEALKNFEQNPVKKE; encoded by the coding sequence ATGAAACTTTATAGAAATGCCATCGTCCTGGTGCTTGTCCTTGCAGTTTTAGGTGGTGTATATTACTTCATTAGTACTAATAAAAAGAATGAGGAAAAGAAGGATGATACCGTTACAATTTTTGAAACGGAAAAGGACAAGATAAGTGAAATCAATATTGTCACCCAGGGAAGCAATCTTGTTTTCTACAAAGATGGAGACACATGGAAGGAAAAAACATCGGGCAATGTGAAATTGGTCCAGTCAAAAATTGACAGCCTGGTTTATGATGTTTCAAATATAAAAGCCGAGCAGGTTGTGGAAGAAAAGGCGAAAGACCTCAAGCAATATGGATTGGAGACTCCTAAGAGCATAGTTAACGTTAAACTGACCGATGGCAAAATCAAAACTTTTTATGTAGGGGACCAGACACCTTCTAAAACAGCATACTATTTTAAAGATAAGGATAAAGAAGCGGTATATACCATTTATTCCTCTAAAGGTGAAACGCTTTCAAGCAGTCTGGAGAATTTTAGAGATAGGACTCTAGTTGCTTTAAAACCGGAAGAGATAACGTCTTTTACAATTGAAGGTAAAAACCGTGAACGGATTGTAGTAAAGGCAAAAACTGAAACTACTAATGACCAAACCGGTGCATTATCTACCTGGGATGTAATTGAGCCGTATAAAAAAGATGGAGACAATCAAAATATCAATGAGATGGTTTTATCAAAATTACCTGAAATTACTGTGAAGGATTTTGTTGAAGACAAACCGGATGATCTTGGGAAATACGGACTATCTTCACCAAGTTATGTCATCCAGGTAACTGATAAAAATAATAATAGCGTTAAGCTGCTATTAGGGGATAGTAAAGATGACGCCATATATCTAAAGGTTGAAGGTAGTGATCCGGTATATACGGTAGATGCAAAAAAACTGGAATTTAAAGACGTGACTGCTTTTATGCTGGCAGAGAAATTTGCATACATTGTGAATATTGATAAGGTAGATAAATTCGTCATTAATCATGAAGGCAGGCAATCAACCTTTGAAATCATAAGAAAAGGTGACAAGACGGAATACAAGGTAAACGGCAAAGAAGCAAGTGAAGACCTCTTTAAGAAGTTCTACCAGGAGGTCATCGGACTTACTGTTGACGGCGTTAATGTCCAGAAGGTTGAAGGTACTCCGGCAGTAAGTTATACTTTCTACCATAACGGTGGAATTGAAGATGTTAAAATGGAATATGTCAGCATGGACGATAGAAATTACGCCGTTTTCAAAAATGGCAAAAGTGAGTTTTATATAAAGAAAAAGAAAGTAGAAAAAATGCTTGAGGCACTGAAAAATTTTGAACAAAATCCTGTAAAGAAAGAATAG
- a CDS encoding lactate utilization protein: MDNFNVEQLIENLKKKNFKANYFSNAHEAKTAVLNEITPGETVGIGGSMTIYDMEIHKELQAKGHQVFWHWLVEPAERNAVREKASTADVYLSSSNAITMNGELVNIDGIGNRVSAMFFGPGKVIIVCGINKIVKDFESAIDRIKTVACPANAKRLKLNTPCAKTDKCYDCNVSERMCNITVKLDRPPAGKDIHIFLVGESLGY; this comes from the coding sequence ATGGACAATTTTAATGTTGAGCAACTCATAGAAAACCTGAAAAAAAAGAACTTTAAAGCCAACTATTTTTCTAATGCTCATGAAGCCAAGACTGCTGTACTAAATGAAATTACACCTGGAGAAACTGTTGGTATAGGCGGCTCTATGACCATATACGATATGGAAATCCATAAGGAACTTCAGGCAAAAGGGCACCAGGTATTTTGGCACTGGCTGGTTGAACCTGCTGAAAGGAATGCCGTAAGAGAAAAGGCTTCCACCGCCGATGTATATCTATCCAGCAGCAATGCAATAACGATGAATGGAGAACTTGTTAATATTGACGGCATCGGCAACAGGGTGAGTGCCATGTTTTTCGGGCCTGGAAAAGTTATCATTGTTTGCGGTATCAATAAAATTGTAAAAGATTTTGAATCAGCGATCGACAGGATAAAAACTGTTGCCTGTCCTGCAAATGCAAAAAGGTTAAAACTAAATACACCCTGTGCTAAGACAGACAAGTGTTACGATTGTAATGTCAGTGAAAGAATGTGTAATATCACTGTAAAGCTTGATCGTCCACCTGCCGGTAAAGATATTCATATCTTTTTAGTAGGAGAATCTTTAGGGTACTAA